The Trypanosoma brucei gambiense DAL972 chromosome 10, complete sequence genome has a segment encoding these proteins:
- a CDS encoding microtubule-associated protein, putative,(fragment) → MPSIKGLEAAYKWNYPQPYPQRDKERAEVYDCIDIKNKKKSLPHNTENLYVKQQKANKQNYKEILSTMKESYAPIDPAAYKRDVLREEEEATGPRHVDPSHFRSTTAESYAPIDPAAYKRDVLREEEEATGPRHVDPSHFRSTTAESYAPIDPAAYKRDVLREEEEATGPRHVDPSHFRSTTAESYAPIDPAAYKRDVLREEEEATGPRHVDPSHFRSTTAESYAPIDPAAYKRDVLREEEEATGPRHVDPSHFRSTTAESYAPIDPAAYKRDVLREEEEATGPRHVDPSHFRSTTAESYAPIDPAAYKRDVLREEEEATGPRHVDPSHFRSTTAESYAPIDPAAYKRDVLREEEEATGPRHVDPSHFRSTTAESYAPIDPAAYKRDVLREEEEATGPRHVDPSHFRSTTAESYAPIDPAAYKRDVLREEEEATGPRHVDPSHFRSTTAESYAPIDPAAYKRDVLREEEEATGPRHVDPSHFRSTTAESYAPIDPAAYKRDVLREEEEATGPRHVDPSHFRSTTAESYAPIDPAAYKRDVLREEEEATGPRHVDPSHFRSTTAESYAPIDPAAYKRDVLREEEEVTGPRHVDPSHFRSTTAESYAPIDPAAYKRDVLREEEEATGPRHVDPSHFRSTTAESYAPIDPAAYKRDVLREEEEATGPRHVDPSHFRSTTAESYAPIDPAAYKRDVLREEEEATGPRHVDPSHFRSTTAESYAPIDPAAYKRDVLREEEEATGPRHVDPSHFRSTTAESYAPIDPAAYKRDVLREEEEATGPRHVDPSHFRSTTAESYAPIDPAAYKRDVLREEEEATGPRHVDPSHFRSTTAESYAPIDPAAYKRDVLREEEEATGPRHVDPSHFRSTTAESYAPIDPAAYKRDVLREEEEATGPRHVDPSHFRSTTAESYAPIDPAAYKRDVLREEEEATGPRHVDPSHFRSTTAESYAPIDPAAYKRDVLREEEEATGPRHVDPSHFRSTTAESYAPIDPAAYKRDVLREEEEATGPRHVDPSHFRSTPAESYAPIDPAAYKRDVLREEEEATGPRHVDPSHFRSTTAESYAPIDPAAYKRDVLREEEEATGPRHVDPSHFRSTTAESYAPIDPAAYKRDVLREEEEATGPRHVDPSHFRSTTAESYAPIDPAAYKRDVLREEEEATGPRHVDPSHFRSTTAESYAPIDPAAYKRDVLREEEEATGPRHVDPSHFRSTTAESYAPIDPAAYKRDVLREEEEATGPRHVDPSHFRSTTAESYAPIDPAAYKRDVLREEEEATGPRHVDPSHFRSTTAESYAPIDPAAYKRDVLREEEEATGPRHVDPSHFRSTTAESYAPIDPAAYKRDVLREEEEATGPRHVDPSHFRSTTAESYAPIDPAAYKRDVLREEEEVTGPRHVDPSHFRSTTAESYAPIDPAAYKRDVLREEEEVTGPRHVDPSHFRSTTAESYAPIDPAAYKRDVLREEEEATGPRHVDPSHFRSTTAESYAPIDPAAYKRDVLREEEEATGPRHVDPSHFRSTTAESYAPIDPAAYKRDVLREEEEATGPRHVDPSHFRSTTAESYAPIDPAAYKRDVLREEEEATGPRHVDPSHFRSTTAESYAPIDPAAYKRDVLREEEEATGPRHVDPSHFRSTTAESYAPIDPAAYKRDVLREEEEATGPRHVDPSHFRSTTAESYAPIDPAAYKRDVLREEEEATGPRHVDPSHFRSTTAESYAPIDPAAYKRDVLREEEEATGPRHVDPSHFRSTTAESYAPIDPAAYKRDVLREEEEATGPRHVDPSHFRSTTAESYAPIDPAAYKRDVLREEEEATGPRHVDPSHFRSTTAESYAPIDPAAYKRDVLREEEEATGPRHVDPSHFRSTTAESYAPIDPAAYKRDVLREEEEATGPRHVDPSHFRSTTAESYAPIDPAAYKRDVLREEEEATGPRHVDPSHFRSTTAESYAPIDPAAYKRDVLREEEEATGPRHVDPSHFRSTTAESYAPIDPAAYKRDVLREEEEATGPRHVDPSHFRSTTAESYAPIDPAAYKRDVLREEEEATGPRHVDPSHFRSTTAESYAPIDPAAYKRDVLREEEEATGPRHVDPSHFRSTTAESYAPIDPAAYKRDVLREEEEATGPRHVDPSHFRSTTAESYAPIDPAAYKRDVLREEEEATGPRHVDPSHFRSTTAESYAPIDPAAYKRDVLREEEEATGPRHVDPSHFRSTTAESYAPIDPAAYKRDVLREEEEATGPRHVDPSHFRSTTAESYAPIDPAA, encoded by the coding sequence ATGCCTAGCATAAAGGGATTAGAAGCAGCCTATAAGTGGAATTATCCACAACCATATCCACAAAGAGATAAAGAAAGAGCAGAGGTCTACGATTGCATCgacataaaaaacaaaaaaaaaagtttgccGCACAATACTGAAAACCTTTatgtgaaacaacaaaaagcaaataaacaaaattataaAGAAATACTTTCCACAATGaaagaatcgtatgcaccaattgaccctgccgcatataagcgtgatgtgcttcgtgaggaagaggaggcaacaggccctcgtcatgttgatcccagtcacttccgctcaaccactgcagaatcgtatgcaccaattgaccctgccgcatataagcgtgatgtgcttcgcgaggaagaggaggcaacaggccctcgtcatgttgaccccagtcacttccgctcaaccactgcagaatcgtatgcgccaattgaccctgccgcatataagcgtgatgtgcttcgtgaggaagaggaggcaacgggccctcgtcatgttgatcccagtcacttccgctcaaccactgcagaatcgtatgcaccaattgaccctgccgcatataagcgtgatgtgcttcgtgaggaagaggaggcaacgggccctcgtcatgttgatcccagtcacttccgctcaaccactgcagaatcgtatgcgccaattgaccctgccgcatataagcgtgatgtgcttcgtgaggaagaggaggcaacgggccctcgtcatgttgatcccagtcacttccgctcaaccactgcagaatcgtatgcgccaattgaccctgccgcatataagcgtgatgtgcttcgtgaggaagaggaggcaacgggccctcgtcatgttgatcccagtcacttccgctcaaccactgcagaatcgtatgcaccaattgaccctgccgcatataagcgtgatgtgcttcgtgaggaagaggaggcaacgggccctcgtcatgttgatcccagtcacttccgctcaaccactgcagaatcgtatgcaccaattgaccctgccgcatataagcgtgatgtgcttcgtgaggaagaggaggcaacgggccctcgtcatgttgatcccagtcacttccgctcaaccactgcagaatcgtatgcgccaattgaccctgccgcatataagcgtgatgtgcttcgtgaggaggaggaggcaacgggccctcgtcatgttgatcccagtcacttccgctcaaccactgcagaatcgtatgcgccaattgaccctgccgcatataagcgtgatgtgcttcgtgaggaggaggaggcaacgggccctcgtcatgttgatcccagtcacttccgctcaaccactgcagaatcgtatgcgccaattgaccctgccgcatataagcgtgatgtgcttcgtgaggaagaggaggcaacgggccctcgtcatgttgatcccagtcacttccgctcaaccactgcagaatcgtatgcgccaattgaccctgccgcatataagcgtgatgtgcttcgtgaggaggaggaggcaacgggccctcgtcatgttgatcccagtcacttccgctcaaccactgcagaatcgtatgcaccaattgaccctgccgcatataagcgtgatgtgcttcgcgaggaagaggaggcaacgggccctcgtcatgttgatcccagtcacttccgctcaaccactgcagaatcgtatgcgccaattgaccctgccgcatataagcgtgatgtgcttcgtgaggaggaggaggtaacgggccctcgtcatgttgatcccagtcacttccgctcaaccactgcagaatcgtatgcgccaattgaccctgccgcatataagcgtgatgtgcttcgtgaggaggaggaggcaacgggccctcgtcatgttgatcccagtcacttccgctcaaccactgcagaatcgtatgcgccaattgaccctgccgcatataagcgtgatgtgcttcgtgaggaggaggaggcaacgggccctcgtcatgttgatcccagtcacttccgctcaaccactgcagaatcgtatgcgccaattgaccctgccgcatataagcgtgatgtgcttcgtgaggaggaggaggcaacgggccctcgtcatgttgatcccagtcacttccgctcaaccactgcagaatcgtatgcgccaattgaccctgccgcatataagcgtgatgtgcttcgtgaggaggaggaggcaacgggccctcgtcatgttgatcccagtcacttccgctcaaccactgcagaatcgtatgcgccaattgaccctgccgcatataagcgtgatgtgcttcgtgaggaggaggaggcaacgggccctcgtcatgttgatcccagtcacttccgctcaaccactgcagaatcgtatgcgccaattgaccctgccgcatataagcgtgatgtgcttcgtgaggaggaggaggcaacgggccctcgtcatgttgatcccagtcacttccgctcaaccactgcagaatcgtatgcgccaattgaccctgccgcatataagcgtgatgtgcttcgtgaggaggaggaggcaacgggccctcgtcatgttgatcccagtcacttccgctcaaccactgcagaatcgtatgcgccaattgaccctgccgcatataagcgtgatgtgcttcgtgaggaggaggaggcaacgggccctcgtcatgttgatcccagtcacttccgctcaaccactgcagaatcgtatgcgccaattgaccctgccgcatataagcgtgatgtgcttcgtgaggaggaggaggcaacgggccctcgtcatgttgatcccagtcacttccgctcaaccactgcagaatcgtatgcgccaattgaccctgccgcatataagcgtgatgtgcttcgtgaggaggaggaggcaacgggccctcgtcatgttgaccccagtcacttccgctcaaccactgcagaatcgtatgcgccaattgaccctgccgcatataagcgtgatgtgcttcgtgaggaggaggaggcaacgggccctcgtcatgttgatcccagtcacttccgctcaacccctgcagaatcgtatgccccaattgaccctgccgcatataagcgtgatgtgcttcgtgaggaagaggaggcaacgggccctcgtcatgttgatcccagtcacttccgctcaaccactgcagaatcgtatgcgccaattgaccctgccgcatataagcgtgatgtgcttcgtgaggaagaggaggcaacgggccctcgtcatgttgatcccagtcacttccgctcaaccactgcagaatcgtatgcgccaattgaccctgccgcatataagcgtgatgtgcttcgtgaggaagaggaggcaacgggccctcgtcatgttgatcccagtcacttccgctcaaccactgcagaatcgtatgcgccaattgaccctgccgcatataagcgtgatgtgcttcgtgaggaagaggaggcaacgggccctcgtcatgttgatcccagtcacttccgctcaaccactgcagaatcgtatgcaccaattgaccctgccgcatataagcgtgatgtgcttcgtgaggaagaggaggcaacgggccctcgtcatgttgatcccagtcacttccgctcaaccactgcagaatcgtatgcaccaattgaccctgccgcatataagcgtgatgtgcttcgtgaggaagaggaggcaacgggccctcgtcatgttgatcccagtcacttccgctcaaccactgcagaatcgtatgcaccaattgaccctgccgcatataagcgtgatgtgcttcgtgaggaagaggaggcaacgggccctcgtcatgttgatcccagtcacttccgctcaaccactgcagaatcgtatgcgccaattgaccctgccgcatataagcgtgatgtgcttcgtgaggaggaggaggcaacgggccctcgtcatgttgatcccagtcacttccgctcaaccactgcagaatcgtatgcgccaattgaccctgccgcatataagcgtgatgtgcttcgtgaggaggaggaggcaacgggccctcgtcatgttgatcccagtcacttccgctcaaccactgcagaatcgtatgcgccaattgaccctgccgcatataagcgtgatgtgcttcgtgaggaggaggaggtaacgggccctcgtcatgttgatcccagtcacttccgctcaaccactgcagaatcgtatgcgccaattgaccctgccgcatataagcgtgatgtgcttcgtgaggaagaggaggtaacgggccctcgtcatgttgatcccagtcacttccgctcaaccactgcagaatcgtatgcaccaattgaccctgccgcatataagcgtgatgtgcttcgtgaggaggaggaggcaacgggccctcgtcatgttgatcccagtcacttccgctcaaccactgcagaatcgtatgcgccaattgaccctgccgcatataagcgtgatgtgcttcgtgaggaggaggaggcaacgggccctcgtcatgttgatcccagtcacttccgctcaaccactgcagaatcgtatgcaccaattgaccctgccgcatataagcgtgatgtgcttcgtgaggaggaggaggcaacgggccctcgtcatgttgatcccagtcacttccgctcaaccactgcagaatcgtatgcgccaattgaccctgccgcatataagcgtgatgtgcttcgtgaggaggaggaggcaacgggccctcgtcatgttgatcccagtcacttccgctcaaccactgcagaatcgtatgcgccaattgaccctgccgcatataagcgtgatgtgcttcgtgaggaggaggaggcaacgggccctcgtcatgttgatcccagtcacttccgctcaaccactgcagaatcgtatgcgccaattgaccctgccgcatataagcgtgatgtgcttcgtgaggaggaggaggcaacgggccctcgtcatgttgatcccagtcacttccgctcaaccactgcagaatcgtatgcgccaattgaccctgccgcatataagcgtgatgtgcttcgtgaggaggaggaggcaacgggccctcgtcatgttgatcccagtcacttccgctcaaccactgcagaatcgtatgcgccaattgaccctgccgcatataagcgtgatgtgcttcgtgaggaggaggaggcaacgggccctcgtcatgttgatcccagtcacttccgctcaaccactgcagaatcgtatgcgccaattgaccctgccgcatataagcgtgatgtgcttcgtgaggaggaggaggcaacgggccctcgtcatgttgatcccagtcacttccgctcaaccactgcagaatcgtatgcgccaattgaccctgccgcatataagcgtgatgtgcttcgtgaggaggaggaggcaacgggccctcgtcatgttgatcccagtcacttccgctcaaccactgcagaatcgtatgcgccaattgaccctgccgcatataagcgtgatgtgcttcgtgaggaggaggaggcaacgggccctcgtcatgttgatcccagtcacttccgctcaaccactgcagaatcgtatgcgccaattgaccctgccgcatataagcgtgatgtgcttcgtgaggaggaggaggcaacgggccctcgtcatgttgatcccagtcacttccgctcaaccactgcagaatcgtatgcgccaattgaccctgccgcatataagcgtgatgtgcttcgtgaggaggaggaggcaacgggccctcgtcatgttgatcccagtcacttccgctcaaccactgcagaatcgtatgcgccaattgaccctgccgcatataagcgtgatgtgcttcgtgaggaggaggaggcaacgggccctcgtcatgttgatcccagtcacttccgctcaaccactgcagaatcgtatgcgccaattgaccctgccgcatataagcgtgatgtgcttcgtgaggaggaggaggcaacgggccctcgtcatgttgatcccagtcacttccgctcaaccactgcagaatcgtatgcgccaattgaccctgccgcatataagcgtgatgtgcttcgtgaggaggaggaggcaacgggccctcgtcatgttgatcccagtcacttccgctcaaccactgcagaatcgtatgcgccaattgaccctgccgcatataagcgtgatgtgcttcgtgaggaggaggaggcaacgggccctcgtcatgttgatcccagtcacttccgctcaaccactgcagaatcgtatgcgccaattgaccctgccgcatataagcgtgatgtgcttcgtgaggaggaggaggcaacgggccctcgtcatgttgatcccagtcacttccgctcaaccactgcagaatcgtatgcgccaattgaccctgccgcatataagcgtgatgtgcttcgtgaggaggaggaggcaacgggccctcgtcatgttgatcccagtcacttccgctcaaccactgcagaatcgtatgcgccaattgaccctgccgcatataagcgtgatgtgcttcgtgaggaggaggaggcaacgggccctcgtcatgttgatcccagtcacttccgctcaaccactgcagaatcgtatgcgccaattgaccctgccgcatataagcgtgatgtgcttcgtgaggaggaggaggcaacgggccctcgtcatgttgatcccagtcactttcgctcaaccactgcagaatcgtatgcgccaattgaccctgccgca
- a CDS encoding ATP-dependent DEAD/H RNA helicase, putative — protein sequence MSEFEALGVHQWLSKQCAYMALHHPTPIQKLCIPSILAGKCVVGGAATGSGKTAAFVLPLLQILAEDPYGVFALVLTPSRELAYQILDQFVALGAPLHIRAALAIGGVPHEQQVSVLHGRPHVVVATPGRLKFLLGTFPEARKAFSHLRFLVLDEADRLTTDDMEGDVSDVVELLQPPRPTRRTLLFTATLEQHLVRVEKGGWLERLGISDAAGQLEVHATNTVMNMPDVARKSDNESSGSGNSLGTSYTVVDSLRQTYLFIPNMVKLAYLVAALRSVGSDQTTIIFANSCMRCEIVRLTLQLLGFPVCSLNSIISQKHRIDNLATFKLGIARVLVATDIASRGLDIPAVGAVVHYDLPKQSSTYLHRVGRTARAGRKGLSVALITENDVSLVKRLEKKLQCTLELWKVKGVGEKDVLKILDEVSSAKVQAKLQIEDQFGERVETLKAHAAAKKVIRQVKQKKTKNGAFAATPNKRDKMRVGKRLPNLLAGEAGTQTKGVRKPTKRDRTDSPEETSMAGE from the coding sequence ATGAGCGAGTTCGAAGCACTGGGCGTGCACCAATGGTTATCGAAGCAGTGCGCTTACATGGCGCTACACCATCCCACCCCGATACAAAAGCTTTGCATCCCTTCTATACTCGCTGGGAAGTGTGTTGTTGGGGGTGCGGCCACTGGAAGCGGTAAGACAGCGGCTTTTGTTCTTCCGTTACTCCAGATATTGGCGGAGGACCCTTATGGTGTTTTCGCTCTTGTGCTGACGCCGTCTCGTGAGCTTGCGTACCAGATATTGGATCAATTTGTAGCGCTTGGCGCCCCCCTCCATATTCGTGCCGCCCTTGCCATTGGTGGTGTACCCCATGAGCAGCAGGTGAGCGTGTTGCACGGTCGGCcacatgttgttgttgcaacaCCTGGTCGCCTCAAATTTCTTCTTGGAACCTTTCCGGAAGCTCGCAAGGCCTTTTCACATCTCCGCTTTCTCGTGCTCGATGAGGCTGACCGGCTCACAACCGATGATATGGAGGGGGATGTTTCGGATGTTGTTGAACTGCTACAACCACCACGCCCCACCCGACGCACTCTTCTCTTCACCGCTACGCTGGAGCAACACCTTGTACGCGTTGAAAAGGGAGGATGGTTGGAACGCCTTGGTATCTCCGATGCTGCGGGCCAACTCGAGGTGCACGCCACCAACACTGTGATGAATATGCCAGATGTAGCACGTAAGTCTGACAACGAATCGAGTGGCAGTGGGAACTCCCTTGGTACTTCATACACTGTGGTCGACTCACTAAGGCAAACATATCTCTTCATTCCCAACATGGTAAAGTTAGCCTACCTTGTTGCAGCGCTCAGGAGTGTGGGATCGGATCAGACAACCATCATTTTTGCCAACTCGTGTATGCGGTGTGAGATTGTTAGGCTTACCTTGCAGCTCCTCGGTTTTCCTGTTTGTAGCCTGAACTCTATAATATCACAGAAGCATCGAATTGATAACTTAGCCACCTTTAAGCTGGGCATTGCCCGCGTTTTGGTTGCCACCGATATCGCCAGTCGAGGTTTGGACATTCCCGCAGTTGGTGCTGTTGTACATTATGACCTTCCAAAGCAGTCCTCTACTTATTTACACCGTGTGGGTCGTACAGCCCGTGCCGGAAGGAAGGGTCTCTCCGTTGCACTTATAACGGAAAATGATGTGAGCCTTGTGAAACGACTGGAGAAAAAGCTTCAGTGTACCTTAGAACTCTGGAAGGTAAAGGGTGTGGGTGAAAAAGATGTGTTAAAGATCCTTGATGAGGTCTCCAGTGCTAAGGTACAAGCGAAATTGCAGATCGAGGATCAGTTTGGAGAACGTGTGGAAACTTTGAAGGCGCATGCAGCAGCGAAGAAGGTTATTAGACAggtaaaacagaaaaaaactaAGAATGGAGCGTTTGCGGCTACTCCAAACAAGCGAGATAAGATGCGAGTGGGCAAACGCCTGCCAAATCTCCTTGCAGGGGAAGCAGGCACACAAACCAAAGGGGTAAGAAAACCCACAAAGCGAGATCGAACTGACTCACCGGAAGAAACCAGCATGGCAGGGGAATAA
- a CDS encoding trypanothione reductase, putative produces MSKAFDLVVIGAGSGGLEAGWNAATLYGKRVAVVDVQTSHGPPFYAALGGTCVNVGCVPKKLMVTGAQYMDHLRESAGFGWEFDGSSVKANWKKLIAAKNEAVLDINKSYEGMFNDTEGLDFFLGWGSLESKNVVVVRETADPKSAVKERLQADHILLATGSWPQMPAIPGIEHCISSNEAFYLPEPPRRVLTVGGGFISVEFAGIFNAYKPPGGKVTLCYRNNLILRGFDETIREEVTKQLTANGIEIMTNENPAKVSLNTDGSKHVTFESGKTLDVDVVMMAIGRIPRTNDLQLGNVGVKLTPKGGVQVDEFSRTNVPNIYAIGDITDRLMLTPVAINEGAALVDTVFGNKPRKTDHTRVASAVFSIPPIGTCGLIEEVAAKEFEKVAVYMSSFTPLMHNISGSKYKKFVAKIVTNHSDGTVLGVHLLGDGAPEIIQAVGVCLRLNAKISDFYNTIGVHPTSAEELCSMRTPSYYYVKGEKMEKLPDSNL; encoded by the coding sequence ATGTCCAAGGCCTTCGATTTGGTTGTTATTGGCGCCGGGTCTGGAGGGTTGGAGGCAGGCTGGAACGCCGCGACTTTGTACGGGAAGCGCGTTGCCGTAGTCGACGTGCAGACTTCGCATGGACCGCCGTTTTACGCGGCTCTCGGTGGAACGTGCGTGAACGTCGGTTGTGTGCCCAAGAAGTTGATGGTCACAGGTGCACAGTACATGGACCACCTTCGCGAGTCTGCGGGGTTTGGCTGGGAATTTGACGGCTCGTCCGTTAAGGCAAACTGGAAAAAGCTGATCGCGGCAAAGAACGAAGCCGTACTGGATATCAACAAGAGTTATGAAGGAATGTTCAACGACACTGAAGGcctagatttttttttgggttGGGGGTCGTTGGAGTCGAagaatgttgttgttgtgcgtgAGACGGCTGATCCCAAGAGCGCCGTGAAGGAGCGCCTGCAGGCAGATCATATACTCCTTGCCACTGGGTCGTGGCCTCAGATGCCTGCGATCCCTGGCATTGAGCATTGTATAAGCAGTAACGAAGCGTTCTACCTTCCGGAGCCCCCCCGCCGCGTGTTGACTGTGGGTGGTGGCTTTATATCCGTGGAGTTTGCCGGTATATTTAATGCCTACAAGCCACCAGGGGGCAAGGTAACACTCTGCTACCGTAACAATCTCATTCTTCGTGGATTTGACGAGACAATCCGGGAGGAGGTAACGAAACAACTCACCGCCAATGGTATTGAGATAATGACAAATGAAAACCCTGCTAAAGTGAGTCTCAACACCGATGGAAGCAAACATGTGACGTTCGAGAGTGGAAAGACTCTGGATGTTGACGTGGTTATGATGGCAATCGGTCGCATTCCCCGCACCAACGACCTCCAGTTGGGGAACGTCGGTGTAAAGCTTACTCCCAAGGGAGGTGTGCAGGTGGATGAGTTCTCCCGCACTAACGTGCCGAATATTTACGCCATCGGCGACATCACAGACCGCCTGATGCTCACTCCTGTGGCCATCAACGAAGGTGCAGCCCTTGTGGATACAGTCTTCGGTAATAAACCACGGAAAACAGACCACACACGTGTTGCTAGTGCCGTCTTTTCGATACCTCCCATTGGAACCTGTGGCCTCATCGAGGAAGTTGCGGCGAAGGAATTCGAAAAGGTTGCGGTTTACATGTCTAGCTTCACTCCGCTCATGCACAACATCAGCGGGTCGAAGTACAAAAAGTTTGTGGCAAAGATTGTCACAAACCACAGTGATGGCACAGTGCTTGGGGTACATCTTCTTGGTGACGGTGCTCCAGAGATAATTCAGGCCGTCGGTGTGTGCCTAAGGCTGAACGCAAAGATCAGCGACTTTTACAACACCATAGGTGTCCACCCTACGAGCGCTGAGGAACTTTGTTCCATGCGAACACCTTCCTACTACTATGTTAAGGGAGAGAAGATGGAGAAGCTTCCGGACTCTAACCTGTGA